From a single Fusobacterium pseudoperiodonticum genomic region:
- the ftsZ gene encoding cell division protein FtsZ, with amino-acid sequence MSEGIKDLVKIKVIGVGGGGGNAINDMLYSGVTGVEYIAANTDKQDLEKSLADRKLQIGEKLTKGQGAGAEPEIGRLAAEEDIEKIQELLKGTDMLFITAGMGGGTGTGAAPVIAKVAKELDVLTVAVVTRPFNFEGEKRRRNSESGIELLRQNVDSLVIIPNDKLFDLPDKNITMLNAFKEANNILRIGIKAVVDLVLGQGFINLDFADIKSVLKNSGIAVLGYGEGEGENRAIKAAEKALESPLLEKSIQGADKILINLRTSEDVGLNESQTVTEVIRQATGKKVEDVLFGITIVPEFSDKIEITIMANNFKDEMETNNETFIKVEPVKTTEPIRESERKKEVPDDIIDIPPWMRTNRR; translated from the coding sequence ATGTCAGAAGGAATAAAAGATCTTGTTAAAATAAAGGTAATAGGTGTTGGAGGTGGAGGAGGAAATGCCATCAACGACATGCTTTATTCAGGAGTAACAGGAGTAGAGTATATAGCAGCTAATACGGATAAGCAGGATTTAGAAAAATCATTAGCTGATAGAAAATTACAAATTGGTGAAAAATTAACAAAAGGGCAAGGAGCAGGAGCTGAACCTGAAATAGGAAGACTTGCAGCAGAAGAAGATATAGAAAAAATTCAAGAACTTTTAAAAGGAACAGATATGTTGTTTATCACTGCTGGAATGGGTGGAGGTACTGGGACAGGAGCAGCTCCAGTTATTGCAAAAGTGGCAAAAGAATTAGATGTTCTTACAGTTGCAGTTGTAACAAGACCTTTCAATTTTGAAGGTGAAAAAAGAAGAAGAAATTCAGAAAGTGGAATTGAACTTTTAAGACAAAACGTAGACAGTTTAGTTATCATACCAAATGATAAACTTTTTGATTTACCAGATAAAAATATAACTATGCTTAATGCATTTAAAGAAGCAAACAATATCTTAAGAATTGGTATAAAAGCTGTTGTGGATCTAGTTTTAGGACAAGGATTCATAAACCTTGACTTCGCAGATATTAAATCTGTATTAAAAAATTCAGGAATCGCTGTTTTAGGATATGGAGAAGGTGAAGGAGAAAACAGAGCTATAAAAGCTGCTGAAAAAGCGTTAGAATCTCCATTACTAGAAAAATCTATTCAAGGAGCAGATAAGATACTTATCAACTTAAGAACTTCTGAAGACGTTGGATTAAATGAATCACAAACAGTTACAGAAGTAATAAGACAAGCTACTGGAAAGAAAGTAGAAGATGTACTATTTGGAATTACAATAGTACCTGAATTCTCAGATAAAATTGAAATTACTATCATGGCAAATAATTTCAAAGATGAAATGGAAACTAATAATGAAACATTCATTAAAGTGGAACCAGTTAAGACAACTGAACCTATAAGAGAATCTGAAAGAAAGAAAGAAGTACCAGATGATATAATAGATATTCCACCTTGGATGAGAACTAATAGAAGATAA
- the ftsA gene encoding cell division protein FtsA: MRDDVIRKVALDIGNNSIKLLIGEMSSDFTKIAITDYVKVKHGGLRKSEIYDINALSEALRTAISKVESVESPITRLSLALGGPGVGSTTVNVKISFPEKEIEESDMDKLLRKAKRQIFGENEDKFKILYKEVYNKKVDGPNIIKQPIGMVGKELQADVHFVYVEEAYVKKFREVLYGLGVDIDKIYLDSYASAKGTLDEETRKMGVAHVDIGYGSTSVIIMKNGKVLYAKTKSLGELHYVSDLSIILKVPREGAEEILLKLKNKEFESDETIKYGAKRIPLKSIKDIIAARTDDIIEFINTTIDESGFNGLLARGIVLTGGAVDIDGVAEQVSNKSGYLVRKMLPIPLKGIKNSFYSDATVVGIFLEDMEREYKRSTERSKEENIQVTRRDAVRNNSVREEVDVFLESIEEERVKEKKEKFDFFRWLKELF; encoded by the coding sequence ATGAGAGATGATGTAATAAGAAAAGTGGCTCTGGACATCGGTAATAATAGTATAAAGTTACTTATTGGAGAAATGAGTTCGGATTTTACAAAAATAGCTATTACTGACTATGTCAAAGTTAAACATGGTGGCTTGAGGAAATCAGAAATTTATGATATAAACGCCTTAAGTGAAGCTCTTAGAACTGCAATAAGTAAAGTAGAGAGTGTTGAATCTCCAATAACAAGACTTTCACTGGCTTTAGGTGGACCTGGGGTAGGCTCAACAACAGTAAATGTCAAGATTTCATTTCCTGAAAAAGAAATTGAAGAATCTGATATGGATAAGTTGTTAAGAAAAGCAAAAAGACAAATTTTTGGAGAAAATGAAGATAAGTTTAAGATACTTTACAAAGAAGTGTATAATAAAAAGGTTGACGGACCAAATATAATAAAGCAACCTATAGGTATGGTTGGTAAGGAATTACAAGCAGATGTACACTTTGTATATGTAGAAGAAGCTTATGTAAAAAAATTCAGAGAAGTCCTGTATGGTCTTGGAGTGGATATAGATAAGATATATCTAGACTCATATGCTTCAGCTAAAGGAACTTTAGATGAAGAAACAAGAAAAATGGGAGTAGCTCATGTAGACATTGGTTACGGGTCAACAAGCGTTATAATTATGAAAAATGGTAAAGTTCTCTATGCTAAGACAAAATCACTAGGAGAATTACACTATGTTTCTGATTTATCAATAATATTAAAAGTACCTAGAGAAGGTGCAGAAGAAATATTATTAAAATTAAAAAATAAAGAATTTGAATCAGATGAAACAATAAAGTATGGTGCAAAAAGAATACCTTTAAAAAGTATAAAAGATATAATAGCAGCTAGAACAGATGATATTATAGAATTTATAAATACTACAATTGATGAATCTGGTTTTAATGGACTCTTGGCTAGAGGTATAGTTCTAACAGGAGGAGCAGTTGATATAGATGGAGTGGCTGAACAAGTTTCAAATAAATCAGGATATCTAGTCAGAAAGATGTTACCAATACCTTTAAAAGGTATAAAAAATAGTTTCTACAGCGATGCAACTGTGGTTGGAATATTCTTAGAAGATATGGAAAGAGAATATAAGAGAAGCACAGAAAGAAGTAAAGAAGAAAATATACAAGTAACAAGAAGAGATGCAGTAAGAAATAATAGTGTAAGAGAAGAAGTGGATGTATTTTTAGAATCTATAGAAGAAGAAAGAGTTAAAGAAAAAAAAGAAAAATTTGATTTCTTTAGATGGCTAAAAGAACTTTTTTAG
- a CDS encoding cell division protein FtsQ/DivIB, translating to MKVRLLILNIIMYLVYMLPQNFFRLDYFNINKVDIQESAKMLQPELTKLSQKLYNKNIIYIDSNEIKEFLEKDVRVEDVTITKKSLGEISIDVKEKDLSYYAVIGKNIYLVDKAGEIFAYLNEKDVEEVPFIVANSEDEIKEITEFLNELSDLAIFKNISQIYKINDKEFVIILTDGVKIKTNRIEEKDEVNKEKQNKRYLIAQQLYFNMSKERKIDYIDLRFNDYIIKYLGDNK from the coding sequence ATGAAAGTAAGATTGTTGATATTGAATATAATAATGTATTTAGTATATATGTTGCCTCAAAATTTCTTTAGATTGGATTACTTTAATATAAATAAAGTAGATATTCAAGAGAGTGCAAAAATGTTACAACCAGAATTGACAAAATTAAGTCAAAAATTATATAATAAGAATATTATTTATATTGATAGCAATGAAATAAAAGAATTTTTAGAAAAAGATGTAAGGGTTGAAGATGTAACAATTACGAAAAAATCCTTAGGGGAAATTAGTATTGATGTCAAAGAGAAAGACTTATCTTACTATGCAGTTATAGGAAAAAATATTTATTTAGTGGATAAAGCTGGGGAGATATTTGCTTACTTAAATGAAAAAGATGTAGAAGAAGTACCTTTCATTGTGGCAAATAGTGAAGACGAAATCAAAGAAATAACAGAATTTTTAAATGAACTCTCAGATTTAGCAATATTTAAAAACATTTCTCAAATATATAAAATAAACGATAAAGAGTTTGTTATAATATTGACTGATGGAGTTAAAATAAAAACTAATAGAATAGAAGAAAAAGATGAAGTTAATAAAGAAAAACAGAACAAAAGATATTTGATAGCACAACAACTTTATTTTAATATGTCGAAAGAAAGAAAAATAGACTACATAGATTTAAGATTTAACGACTATATAATAAAATATTTAGGTGATAATAAATGA
- a CDS encoding D-alanine--D-alanine ligase — translation MKIAVFMGGTSSEKEISLRSGEAVLESLQRQGYDAYGVVLDENNQVTAFLENDYDLAYLVLHGGNGENGKIQAVLDILGKKYTSSGVLASALTMDKNKTKQIAENIGIRVPKSYRDLDSIERFPVIIKPVDEGSSKGLFLCNNKEEAGEALKKLRKPIIEDYIVGEELTVGVLNGKALGVLKIIPQADVLYDYDSKYAKGGSIHEFPAKIEDKSYKEAMKIAERIHKEFKMKGISRSDFILSEGKLYFLEVNSSPGMTKTSLIPDLATLQGYTFDDVVRLTVETFLK, via the coding sequence ATGAAAATAGCAGTTTTTATGGGGGGAACTTCATCAGAAAAAGAAATATCTCTAAGAAGTGGAGAAGCAGTTTTAGAAAGTTTACAAAGACAAGGTTATGATGCATATGGAGTTGTACTAGATGAGAATAATCAAGTAACAGCTTTTCTTGAAAATGACTATGACTTAGCATACTTAGTTCTACATGGTGGGAACGGAGAAAATGGTAAGATACAAGCAGTATTAGATATTTTAGGAAAGAAATATACAAGTTCAGGGGTACTTGCAAGTGCTTTAACTATGGATAAAAATAAAACTAAGCAAATAGCAGAAAATATTGGAATAAGAGTACCAAAATCATATAGAGATTTAGACTCTATTGAAAGATTTCCAGTAATAATAAAGCCTGTTGATGAAGGTTCAAGTAAAGGACTATTTTTATGTAACAATAAAGAAGAGGCAGGGGAAGCTCTTAAAAAACTTAGAAAACCTATAATTGAAGACTATATTGTTGGAGAAGAATTAACAGTTGGGGTTTTGAATGGAAAGGCTTTAGGAGTATTAAAAATAATCCCTCAAGCAGATGTTCTATATGACTACGATTCAAAATATGCAAAAGGTGGTTCAATTCATGAATTCCCAGCAAAAATAGAAGATAAATCATATAAGGAAGCAATGAAAATAGCAGAAAGAATTCATAAAGAATTTAAAATGAAAGGAATTTCAAGAAGTGATTTTATACTAAGTGAAGGAAAACTTTACTTCTTAGAAGTAAACTCTTCACCAGGAATGACAAAAACAAGTTTAATTCCTGATTTAGCAACTCTTCAAGGATATACTTTTGATGATGTTGTTAGATTGACAGTTGAAACATTTTTGAAATAA
- the murB gene encoding UDP-N-acetylmuramate dehydrogenase produces MKIFDNQEMKNYSNMRVGGKAKRLIILESKEEIIDVYKNEENTNIFILGNGTNVLFTDDFMDKTFVCTKKLNKIEDLGSNLVRVETGANLKDLTDFMRDKNYSGIESLFGIPGSIGGLVYMNGGAFGTEIFDKIVSIEVFDENHQIREIKKEDLKVAYRKTEIQDKNWLVLSATFKFDDGFDEARVKEIKELRESKHPLDKPSLGSTFKNPEGDFAARLISECGLKGTIIGNAQIAEKHPNFVLNLGGATFEDITNILTLVKKSVFEKFGVKLEEEIIIVK; encoded by the coding sequence ATGAAAATTTTTGATAATCAAGAAATGAAAAATTATTCAAATATGAGAGTTGGAGGAAAGGCTAAGAGACTGATCATACTTGAATCAAAAGAAGAAATAATAGATGTATATAAGAATGAAGAAAATACAAATATCTTTATCTTAGGAAATGGAACTAATGTTTTATTCACTGATGATTTTATGGATAAGACTTTTGTTTGCACAAAAAAATTAAATAAGATAGAAGATTTAGGATCTAATCTAGTTAGAGTTGAAACAGGTGCAAACCTAAAAGACTTAACAGATTTTATGAGAGATAAAAATTATTCTGGAATTGAAAGCCTATTTGGGATACCGGGTTCTATTGGAGGACTTGTATATATGAATGGTGGAGCTTTTGGAACAGAAATATTTGATAAAATAGTATCAATAGAAGTGTTTGATGAAAATCATCAAATAAGAGAAATAAAAAAAGAAGATTTAAAAGTAGCATATAGAAAAACAGAAATTCAAGATAAAAATTGGTTAGTTTTAAGTGCAACTTTTAAATTTGATGATGGCTTTGATGAAGCTAGAGTAAAAGAAATAAAAGAATTAAGAGAAAGTAAACATCCTTTAGATAAACCAAGTTTAGGAAGTACATTTAAAAATCCTGAAGGAGATTTCGCAGCGAGATTAATTTCAGAATGTGGTTTAAAGGGAACTATAATAGGTAATGCTCAGATAGCAGAAAAACATCCTAACTTTGTATTAAATTTAGGTGGAGCTACATTTGAAGATATTACAAATATTTTAACTTTAGTTAAAAAATCAGTATTTGAAAAATTTGGGGTAAAATTAGAAGAAGAAATAATAATTGTTAAATAA
- the murC gene encoding UDP-N-acetylmuramate--L-alanine ligase has product MEKIYFIGINGIGMSGLAKIMKCKGYDVKGADICSNYVTEELLSMGITVYNEHDEENVKGADFVIASTAIKETNPEYAYAKKNGIKILKRGELLAKLLNRETGIAIAGTHGKTTTSSMLSAVMLKKDPTIVVGGILPEIKSNARPGKSEYFIAEADESDNSFLFMNPEYSVITNIDADHLDVHGNLENIKKSFIEFILHTQKESIICMDSKNLMDAISKLPEGKSVTKYSIKDENADIYAKNIRIVDRKTVFEVYVNKELKGEFSLNIPGEHNIQNSLPVIYLALKFGLNKDEIQEALNQFKGSKRRYDVLYDQELENGYGSKTKRVRIVDDYAHHPTEIKATLKAIKSVDNSRLVAIFQPHRYSRVHFLLDEFKDAFVDVDKVILLPIYAAGEKNEFNVSSEILKEHINHANVELMNEWKDIKRYVTRVKKDSTYIFMGAGDISTLAHEIAEELEGMSDENF; this is encoded by the coding sequence ATGGAAAAAATTTATTTTATTGGAATAAATGGCATAGGTATGAGTGGACTTGCCAAAATAATGAAATGTAAAGGTTATGATGTAAAAGGAGCGGATATCTGTTCTAACTATGTAACAGAAGAGCTTCTATCAATGGGAATAACTGTTTACAATGAGCATGATGAAGAAAATGTAAAGGGAGCAGACTTTGTTATAGCTTCAACAGCTATAAAGGAAACTAACCCTGAATATGCTTATGCCAAGAAAAATGGTATAAAAATTCTAAAAAGAGGAGAATTACTAGCTAAACTTCTAAATAGAGAAACTGGTATAGCAATAGCAGGAACTCATGGGAAAACTACAACTTCTTCTATGCTTTCAGCAGTTATGCTAAAAAAAGATCCTACAATAGTTGTAGGAGGAATTTTACCAGAAATAAAATCTAATGCTAGACCTGGAAAAAGTGAATATTTTATAGCTGAGGCAGATGAAAGTGATAATTCATTTTTGTTTATGAATCCTGAATACTCAGTAATTACTAATATAGATGCCGATCATTTAGATGTGCATGGAAATTTAGAAAATATTAAAAAATCTTTTATAGAATTCATCTTACATACACAAAAGGAATCTATAATATGTATGGACTCTAAAAATTTGATGGATGCAATTTCAAAATTACCTGAAGGAAAATCTGTAACAAAATATTCAATAAAAGATGAAAATGCAGATATATATGCTAAAAATATCAGAATAGTGGACAGAAAAACTGTTTTTGAAGTCTATGTAAATAAAGAGTTAAAGGGAGAATTTTCTCTAAACATTCCTGGTGAACACAATATACAAAACTCTTTACCTGTAATCTATTTAGCATTAAAATTTGGACTTAATAAAGATGAAATTCAAGAAGCCTTAAATCAATTTAAAGGTTCAAAAAGAAGATATGATGTACTATATGATCAAGAATTAGAAAATGGTTATGGTAGTAAAACTAAGAGAGTTAGAATAGTTGATGACTATGCTCACCATCCAACAGAAATAAAGGCAACTTTAAAAGCTATAAAAAGTGTAGATAACTCAAGATTGGTTGCAATATTTCAACCTCATAGATACAGTAGAGTACACTTCTTATTAGATGAGTTTAAAGATGCTTTTGTAGATGTAGATAAGGTAATACTTTTACCTATATATGCAGCTGGAGAAAAGAATGAATTTAATGTTTCAAGTGAAATATTAAAAGAACATATAAATCATGCTAATGTGGAACTTATGAATGAATGGAAGGATATAAAAAGATATGTAACTAGAGTTAAAAAAGACTCTACATATATTTTTATGGGAGCTGGAGATATATCAACTTTAGCTCATGAGATTGCTGAAGAATTGGAAGGAATGTCTGATGAAAATTTTTGA
- the murG gene encoding undecaprenyldiphospho-muramoylpentapeptide beta-N-acetylglucosaminyltransferase: MRKVILTTGGTGGHIYPALAVADRLKLKGVETIFVGSTERMEHEIVPESGHRFIGLDISVPKGFKNIRKYLKAIRAAYKIIKEEKPEAIIGFGNYISVPTIIAAILLRKKIYLQEQNVNIGSANRLFYKMAKLTFLAFDKTYDDIPIKSQDRFKVTGNPLRIGIEELRYATERQKLGIGPNEKVLLITGGSLGAQDINNTVMKYWEKFCAEKNIRVYWATGNNFNELKKVLKTKKENDRIEPYFNDMLNIMAAADLVICRAGALTISELIELEKPSIIIPYGSIKVGQYENAKVLKDYNAAYVYTKDELDEAIKKAFEVIRNDEKLKKMRIRLKPLRKPNAAEEIIAYLDIWRN; the protein is encoded by the coding sequence ATGAGAAAAGTAATTCTTACAACAGGTGGAACAGGAGGACATATATATCCTGCTCTAGCTGTTGCAGATAGATTAAAATTAAAAGGTGTGGAAACAATATTTGTTGGAAGTACAGAACGTATGGAACATGAGATAGTTCCAGAAAGTGGGCATAGATTTATAGGTCTTGATATATCAGTTCCTAAAGGTTTTAAGAATATAAGAAAATATTTAAAAGCTATAAGAGCAGCTTACAAGATTATAAAAGAAGAGAAACCAGAAGCAATTATAGGTTTTGGAAATTATATATCAGTACCTACAATTATTGCTGCAATTTTACTTAGGAAAAAAATATATTTGCAAGAACAAAATGTAAATATAGGTTCAGCAAATAGATTATTTTATAAAATGGCAAAGCTAACTTTTCTTGCCTTTGATAAAACTTATGACGATATTCCTATCAAATCTCAAGATAGATTTAAAGTAACAGGAAATCCATTAAGAATAGGTATAGAAGAGTTGAGATATGCCACTGAAAGACAAAAATTAGGTATAGGACCTAATGAAAAAGTTTTATTGATTACAGGTGGAAGTTTAGGGGCACAAGATATTAATAATACTGTTATGAAGTATTGGGAAAAATTCTGTGCTGAAAAAAATATTAGAGTTTACTGGGCTACAGGAAATAATTTTAATGAATTAAAAAAAGTCTTGAAAACAAAGAAAGAAAATGATAGGATAGAACCTTACTTTAATGACATGTTAAATATTATGGCAGCAGCTGATTTAGTTATATGTAGAGCAGGAGCATTGACAATATCTGAACTTATAGAACTTGAAAAACCTTCAATCATAATTCCTTATGGTTCAATAAAGGTTGGACAATATGAAAATGCTAAGGTTCTTAAGGACTATAATGCAGCTTATGTCTATACAAAAGATGAATTAGATGAAGCTATAAAAAAAGCTTTTGAAGTAATAAGAAATGATGAAAAATTGAAAAAGATGAGAATTAGGTTGAAACCATTGAGAAAGCCTAATGCAGCAGAAGAGATTATAGCATATCTCGATATTTGGAGGAATTAA
- the murD gene encoding UDP-N-acetylmuramoyl-L-alanine--D-glutamate ligase produces the protein MKKVMIYGMGISGTGAKALLETEGYEVILVDDKKAMTSEEAMQHLDNIEFFIKSPGIPYNDFVKEIQKRGIKVLDEIEVAYNYMVEKNLKTKIIAITGTNGKSTTTAKISDLLNHAGYKACYAGNIGRSLSEALLHEKDLDFVSLELSSFQLENVENFRPYISMIINMGPDHIERYKSFDEYYDTKFNIAKNQNENQYFIENIDDVEIEKRAKQIKAKRISVSKSKEANVYVEDNKIYVGKDFIIEADKLSLKGIHNLENTLFMVATAEILNIDREKLKEFLMIATPLEHRTELFFNYGKVKFINDSKATNVDSTKFAIQANKDSILICGGYDKGVDLAPLAEMIKENIKEVYLIGVIADKIETELKKVGYEANKIHKLETIENSLLDMKKRFTKDSDEVILLSPATSSYDQFNSFEHRGKVFKELVLKIFG, from the coding sequence ATGAAAAAAGTAATGATTTATGGAATGGGGATAAGCGGAACAGGAGCAAAAGCACTGTTAGAAACAGAAGGTTATGAAGTTATTTTAGTTGATGATAAAAAAGCTATGACATCTGAAGAAGCTATGCAACATTTAGATAATATAGAGTTCTTTATTAAAAGTCCTGGAATACCATACAATGATTTTGTTAAAGAAATTCAAAAAAGAGGAATTAAAGTCTTAGATGAAATAGAAGTTGCATACAACTATATGGTAGAAAAGAATTTAAAAACAAAAATTATTGCAATTACTGGTACTAATGGAAAAAGTACAACTACAGCAAAAATATCAGATCTATTAAATCATGCAGGATATAAAGCTTGCTATGCTGGAAATATTGGAAGATCATTGTCTGAAGCTCTATTACATGAAAAAGATTTAGACTTTGTTTCTTTAGAACTTAGTTCATTCCAATTAGAAAATGTTGAAAATTTTAGACCATATATCTCTATGATAATCAACATGGGACCAGATCATATAGAAAGATATAAGAGTTTTGATGAATACTATGACACAAAATTTAATATAGCCAAAAATCAAAATGAAAACCAATATTTTATAGAAAATATTGATGATGTAGAAATCGAAAAAAGAGCTAAACAAATAAAGGCTAAAAGAATTTCTGTATCAAAATCTAAAGAAGCAAATGTATATGTTGAAGACAATAAAATTTATGTGGGAAAAGATTTTATAATTGAAGCAGATAAATTGAGTCTAAAGGGTATACATAATTTAGAAAATACTTTATTTATGGTAGCCACTGCTGAAATTTTAAATATAGATAGAGAAAAATTAAAAGAGTTTTTAATGATAGCAACTCCTTTAGAACATAGAACAGAATTGTTCTTTAACTATGGAAAAGTAAAATTCATAAATGATTCAAAGGCGACAAATGTAGATTCTACAAAATTTGCTATTCAAGCAAATAAAGATAGTATCTTAATCTGTGGTGGTTATGATAAGGGAGTAGATCTAGCACCATTAGCAGAAATGATTAAAGAAAATATAAAAGAAGTATATTTAATAGGGGTAATAGCAGATAAGATTGAAACTGAATTGAAGAAAGTAGGCTATGAAGCTAACAAAATTCATAAATTAGAAACTATAGAAAATTCTCTTCTAGATATGAAAAAGAGATTTACAAAAGATTCTGATGAAGTGATCTTACTTTCTCCAGCAACATCAAGTTATGATCAATTTAATTCTTTTGAACATAGAGGGAAAGTTTTTAAAGAGTTAGTTTTAAAAATTTTTGGGTAG
- the mraY gene encoding phospho-N-acetylmuramoyl-pentapeptide-transferase, with protein MLYFLAEYFAELEFLKSIYLRTFLAFVISFCIVLFAGKPFIKYLKVKKFGEEIRDDGPSSHFSKKGTPTMGGVLIIASVLLTSLLINDLANKLILLVLISMLMFAAIGFIDDYRKFTVSKKGLAGKKKLLFQGTIGLMVWAYLYYIGFTGRPMIDFSLINPISAHPYYIGAIGMFVLIQLILMGTSNAVNITDGLDGLAIMPMIICSTILGVVAYFTGHIELSSHLHLFYTVGSGELSVFLAAVTGAGLGFLWYNCYPAQIFMGDTGSLTLGGILGVIGIILKQELLLPILGFIFVLEALSVILQVGSFKLRGKRIFKMAPIHHHFELMNIPESKVTLRFWIATLIFGIIALGTIKMRGIL; from the coding sequence ATGTTATATTTTTTAGCAGAGTATTTTGCAGAACTTGAATTTTTGAAGTCAATTTATTTAAGAACTTTTTTAGCTTTTGTAATATCTTTTTGTATAGTTTTATTTGCAGGGAAACCATTTATAAAATATTTAAAAGTTAAAAAATTTGGTGAAGAAATAAGAGATGATGGACCTAGTTCACATTTTTCAAAAAAAGGTACTCCAACTATGGGTGGAGTTTTGATTATAGCCTCAGTACTTTTGACAAGTTTATTGATAAATGACTTAGCAAATAAGTTGATTCTACTTGTTTTAATTTCTATGCTTATGTTTGCAGCGATAGGTTTTATTGATGACTATAGAAAGTTTACTGTCAGTAAAAAAGGTTTAGCAGGAAAGAAAAAATTGTTATTTCAAGGTACTATAGGACTGATGGTATGGGCTTATCTATACTATATTGGTTTCACAGGTAGACCTATGATAGATTTTTCACTAATAAATCCTATAAGTGCTCATCCATATTATATTGGAGCAATAGGAATGTTTGTTTTAATTCAACTTATACTTATGGGAACATCAAATGCAGTTAACATAACTGACGGACTTGATGGACTGGCTATAATGCCTATGATAATATGTTCAACTATCCTAGGTGTAGTGGCATACTTTACAGGACATATAGAATTAAGTTCTCACTTGCATTTATTCTATACTGTTGGTTCAGGAGAGCTATCTGTATTCTTGGCAGCAGTAACAGGTGCAGGTTTAGGCTTTCTTTGGTATAACTGTTATCCAGCACAAATATTTATGGGAGATACAGGTTCTTTAACTCTTGGAGGAATTTTAGGAGTTATAGGAATTATCTTAAAACAAGAATTGTTATTGCCAATCTTAGGATTTATATTTGTACTTGAAGCACTATCAGTAATACTTCAAGTTGGTTCATTTAAATTAAGAGGAAAAAGAATATTTAAAATGGCACCAATTCACCACCATTTTGAGTTGATGAATATACCAGAGTCAAAAGTTACTTTAAGATTTTGGATAGCAACACTTATATTTGGAATAATAGCATTAGGAACAATTAAGATGAGAGGGATACTATAA